In the genome of Cryptomeria japonica chromosome 8, Sugi_1.0, whole genome shotgun sequence, one region contains:
- the LOC131037561 gene encoding uncharacterized protein LOC131037561, which yields MASLIPATADLPKIQTPTSRTVPKAFSWSPNGCSHVNLALRDKSRRPLMHGLEKEINVQPKQQPWSLALDSISFEVAVQANPPPKQKLEDKQRNDYYVNLGSAIRTLREELPVLFSKELTYDIYRDDITFTDPLNSFHGIENYKLIFRALRFHGRIFFRAIWVDIVRVWQPSDGVILVRWTVKGIPRVPWEAQGRFDGTSKYKLDKEGKIYEHHVDNLAFNFPQKLTTASVLDLVRAAGCSTSPTPTFFGGSGCSLLPDLEGTTWLQFYWAVKNTLDLNDAPLIYGCC from the exons ATGGCCTCTCTTATACCTGCTACTGCTGATTTGCCAAAGATCCAAACGCCAACATCTCGTACAGTTCCTAAAGCTTTTAGCTGGTCCCCAAATGGATGCTCTCATGTTAATTTGGCTCTTAGGGATAAATCAAGGAGACCACTCATGCATGGTCTAGAGAAAGAAATAAATGTACAACCGAAGCAACAACCATGGAGTCTTGCATTGGATTCTATTTCATTTGAGGTTGCTGTGCAGGCAAATCCACCCCCAAAACAAAAGCTCGAAGATAAGCAAAGAAATGATTATTATGTCAATTTGGGCTCTGCTATTCGAACACTCAGAGAAGAGCTTCCTGTGCTCTTTTCCAAGGAATTGACCTACGACATATACAG AGATGACATAACATTCACAGATCCGTTGAATTCATTTCATGGTATTGAGAATTACAAGCTTATCTTCCGGGCATTGCGGTTCCATGGTCGGATATTTTTCAGGGCAATTTGGGTGGACATTGTTAGGGTTTGGCAACCCTCTGATGGTGTTATTCTCGTACGGTGGACTGTGAAGGGGATCCCCAGGGTCCCTTGGGAAGCACAAGGCAGGTTTGATGGAACATCAAAATATAAATTAGACAAGGAAGGAAAAATCTATGAGCACCATGTggacaatcttgctttcaatttCCCCCAAAAATTGACAACTGCTTCAGTGCTGGATTTGGTGAGAGCAGCTGGATGCTCAACAAGTCCGACACCAACTTTCTTTGGAGGATCAGGCTGCTCACTTTTGCCTGATTTGGAAGGGACAACATGGCTGCAGTTTTATTGGGCAGTCAAGAATACGCTGGATTTAAATGATGCTCCCCTGATTTATGGATGCTGTTGA